The sequence AAGTGTACAGAAGAAGCGAAAAGCTCGTCAAGAAACGGAAATTATTTTTTCTCGATTGTGCGAATTTGACGTAAAAACTGAGGACGATGTTGTTTCCGAAAATGTTCTTTAATCATATATGCGACACCAAGTTGGTCGTTTGAACGCGTCACCCAGTCAGCAACAGCTTTGACTTCTTTTGAAGCATTTCCCATCGCAACGCCAAGACCGGCCGCTTCAATGGCTGGCATATCGTCCAAATGGTCACCGATGACGACCATTTCTTTTAACGAAATGCCGAGCTCGTTTCCAAGCCGAATTAACCCATTTAGTTTTGAAACGTTTGTTGGCAACAATTCAATTTTTCCATCGCTCACGCTGAGAGAAACGTCTGGAAATGCATGTGTGATCGTTTCAACAATTTCATCACATTCATCTTCTTTCGAGTAAAACACATCGATTTTCATTACATCAATCGGATCGTCGCGCAACACGTCACTTAACGAGTCAACAAATTGTGCCGGATAAAAAAATGGATCTCCTAAAATTGTCTTCGCAATCATGTTGTTTTTTATTTTTTTTCGATTTCCGATCGAATACCGTTCGTGAAGCAAGCGTACGTTGCAATTGAAATGCTCAAGCACGTGTACAATATCGAACGTTTTTTGCGCTGGAATGACAGAGGCGTGTAGCCTTTCTTCTAACGACTTTGCAACAAGCGCCCCTCGAAACGTCACTAAATACGAATCTAGCTTCAACGCCTTCGCTACTTTTTTCGCTGATAAAAAGTTTCTTGACGTCATCAAAGTCACATACACATCTTTTTTCTTCACAAAATCGATCGCTTCTTTCGTTTTTTTCTCCAACTTGCCATTCGATTTTAATAATGTTCCGTCAATATTTAGCGCAAGTAATTTATACATGAACGTCCCCCCTCGATGTCTTGGCTTCATTCATACGTATGACAAGGGGGGAAAAAAAAGAACACCCATTTTTATGAGTGTCCGTCATATAGTTCGTCAATTGGCTGAATCATCGCATTCATCGCTTTGGCAAACAACTCGTTTAAACGTTCTTCGGCATGAATGAGCCGCGCAATGTTTTCATTCATTTCAATAATATGTAAATGTTGTTGCAACAATTCGACATCTGCATCGCTGACCGGGAATCCGCTCATTTGTTTTTGTTGGAGCTGTTTTTGTAGCGCACGAAATTTCGTGAATAACTGATGCGCTGTCGGATCGCGCTGCACTTGCTCGTAGGCGCGGCGAAGCTCGGCAAATGGCTCACTTGTACGAATCGCTATTGAAAGCTCGTGAATGGCTTGAAGGACGTCCATGCGGCACACTCCTCTCATTTTCCTTTTCTTTTTACCCTATGATCGAAGCGGCCGCTGTATGTCTACATTTGAACGAAAAACGTGATACAACCTTGAATGAGCCCGATGATCCCACCTAGCAAAGCCCCTAAATACGTAATCATTTTAAATTCACGGCGCGAAATTGTTAAAATCATTTCTTCTAGCCGTTCAACAGAAAACGATGCGACTTCTTCACGAACGATATCTTGCAAATGAAGCTGTTTCATCCATCGTTCGATGCGTTCGGAAGCAAATTGTAAAAGGAAGCGAACGAGCGTCGGTAATGAATGCCGCACATAAGGTGCAACGAGTGCACCAAGCGGTTTTTGGAGCGGCTCTTGTACAATGAATGCGGTGAGACGTTTCACCCATACGACGATTTTTTCTTGATCGATTATTTGCTCCACCTCATGTATACGCATCTCCTTCACTTTTTCCCATTCGTTTATGAATAGTTGCACAAGCAGCTGTTTTGCTCCTTCACTTTGTAAAAATTTCACGATTTCCGGGCGAATTTTTTCCGCCAAACTAACGTTGCCAAGAAACATTTGAAGCATATTGCCAAACATGCCTCGGCTTTGTAAAAATTCATTGATCATATGCTCAATTTGACGTTCTCCTTGCTCACTCTCAACATACGTGCGCAAACGGAGCAATAAGCGATCGACAATCGAAGGAATAGCATGATCTATTTTTTGTAATACCTCAATTGGAATGATTTCATGAAGCGAACGTTGACGATATTGCGACATGAACGTTTTATATTTCGTTTCTATCCATGTTTCTGCCGTTTGTTTCGGATCTGGCATCCCGAATTGCTTCAGCCATTGTTCAACAGTTCGATCTGATTGTAGCCATTTTTCTACTTCTTCTTGCACGTAGTTCGTCATATCTTGAACGAACGATGGGTCGTTTAATTTTCGACGCAACCCTTCCGCTGTTAATAAATGTTCCACAACCATACGTCCAAGTTGTTCCGCTAATTCCTCTCTCCGTTTCGGAATAAGTCCAGGTGTGAATGGTAGTCTTTTTCCTGCAATATATATCGGACGATACGGTCGAAAAAGCATTTTAATCGCAAGGGAATTTGTCATTCCCCCAATAAATGCTCCAACCACGATCATAAATAATAAATAAAGAAAAAGCCCCATAACGATCTCCCTTCTGCCAATAAGCTATTCTAACCATTCATTATAGGGCTTGTCCGCTATGAGCGCAAATGTGCGATAACTGCTTATGCAACTGTTTCAAACATTTACATAACAACAACCGGAATACTTCTCGTTCTGTCGCATGTTCTGATGCACACCATGCTTCTTTATATATGTTCATTTTCTCAAATTGTTGTCGCCAATCATCTTTTTTCTCTTTCTTTTCTCTATCCCATTCTTTTCCGATGTGCAGTACATATAAATAACGAATAAGCGCTTCTTCCTCTTCATCTAAATCGTAATTCGTCAATGCATGTAAAAGCTGAACAATCATCATTTTCACCTCTCGTTATGAATATATGTGCGCACAACGTGAATGATGTATACTTTTTTTCCGTTCATACAAAATAATGAATAAGGGGGCATGTATGATGAAAGAACGCGATAATTATGAATGGGACATCGATCGTATGATCAATGAAGGCATGGCGGGAGGCTATGTATATTCATGCCATCGCGCCACGAATATTGAAGAAGCGCGTGATGTACAAACGGAACAACCACCACATGAAGTAAAATGAGGCGGCGAGCATTTTCTCGCCGCTTTTTGTATAATAGTCGTGAGGAGAGACGAAAGGAATGGACATACATGTTAGAAAAATTACGAGCATATTATCGAGATGCGCTTGTTGAATATGGACAAGTGAATGAACGACATGCGTACGAGTGGTTTTCTACAGAACATGGTGAGCTTTTCGGTATCAAAAAAGAAATGCTCACGCAAAAAGAACGTGCACTATTAGCCACATTGTTTACACCGTATGAAGCCGTAACTGCTCAGATGAACAAACAACAACAAGCATGGTATCGTTTTTTAATTCATGGTGCGGAACATGCTTTTGAACAATTACCTCCCTCGACACATACACGATTTATTTACTTTTACATACAAAAAGGAACAGTTGACACACGTGATTTTACGGAAGCGATCCAGTCGCTTTTCCCTTACGATGTGACGATTATTTCAGAAACAGAACAACAATGGATCGTGATTGAACAAAAAGAAGAAAGCGTTGCCTCTACCCTTCACGAATGGATCGACACGCTATGCAGTGATTTTTACATTCAATTGCGAGCATATATTGGACAAAAATGCCTCCATTCCGTTGAACTTGCTCGTATATTCGCAGCGGAAAAACGATATTTTCACGTCGGGCTGAAACACAATCCCGCTCAACGTGTTTACTGTATTGAAGACATCTTTCCTCTTCTGCTTATTAGCGGTGAGGAGATGACATATGCGACGATGTTTTTACAGGCGGTAAAACGAGAGCACGACATGTTGAAAACAATAAAGACGTTTTTTGAATGCAATTTAAACGTTTCGCTCGCAGCGAAAAAACTTCATATGCACCGCAATAGTTTGCAATATCGTATCGATAAGTTTATCGAAAAAACAAGTATTGATATCAAACAGTTTAAAGGGGCACTGACTGTATATTTAGCGATTTTGCTTCACGAACACCATTAGGCACATTGCCCGAAAACGTTTTCTTTTTTTGTGCACGTTGTCCATTTACGCTTCGTTCGTTTTTCTATATGCTTAAATCAAATGAAATCGATTGCATAAGGAGGCATACATATGGCTGAGCTTCGTTTAGAACATGTGTATAAAATTTATGACAACAACGTCACAGCTGTAAAAGACTTTAACTTACACATTCAAGATAAAGAATTTATCGTATTCGTCGGTCCATCCGGTTGCGGAAAATCAACAACGCTTCGGATGATTGCGGGACTTGAGGAAATTTCAAAAGGTGATTTTTACATCGATGGAAAACGGATGAACGATGTAGCACCAAAAGATCGTGACATCGCGATGGTATTCCAAAACTATGCGCTTTATCCGCATATGAGCGTATATGACAACATGGCGTTTGGATTAAAATTACGCAAGTTCCCAAAAGATGAAATCGATCGTCGCGTTCGCGAAGCTGCACGCATTCTCGGTCTTGAGCAATATTTGGACCGCAAGCCGAAAGCGTTATCTGGCGGTCAGCGCCAACGCGTGGCATTAGGACGTGCGATTGTACGTGATGCGAAAGTATTTTTAATGGACGAACCCCTCTCTAACTTAGATGCAAAGTTGCGTGTACAAATGCGCGCAGAAATCGCAAAACTTCATCAACGTTTAGGCACAACGACTATTTATGTCACACACGACCAAACAGAAGCGATGACGATGGCGACGCGCCTTGTCGTTATGAAAGATGGCGTCATTCAACAAGTCGGTACACCAAAAGAAGTGTATGAAAAGCCGGAAAATATTTTCGTCGGCGGATTTATCGGCTCACCAGCGATGAACTTCTTGCGTGGCGTCCTACAAGACGGCGTATTCGTGATCGGTGACGTAAAAATTGCCGTGCCAGAAGGAAAAATGAAAGTGCTTCGTGAGCAAGGTTACGTGGGCAAAGAAGTTATTTTAGGTATTCGTCCGGAAGACTTCCATGATGAGCCTGTATTTCTTGAAGCATCACAAAACACAAAGGTAAGCGCTCATGTCGAAGTCGCAGAATTGCTTGGCGCAGAAATTATGGTATATTCACAAATTAGCGGCCAAGAATTCGTTGCACGCGTTGATGCGCGCACAGACGTAAAAGCAGGTCAAACGATCGACCTTGCGTTAGATATGAATAAAGCACATTTCTTCGATGTCAATACAGAATTGCGCATTCGTTCAAATAGTGAAAAATAAATGGAAAGCCCGTTCGCTTGAGCGGGCTTTTATTCTTGAATAAACCGAACAACATCATCATCGCAATGGCGACAATGAAACAAATGAACACATACGTGTCTTTTTCTCGTATGTGCGTATCCATCGACCATTTTCATCACATCTGCATCCATATACGGACTATAATCATCAAAATAATCTGTTAATTTCCCTTCGTCTTTTAATTTTTCCCCACATTGATCACAATAAAAAACGATTGTCCGCAAGGCATTACATAACGGACAAATGTTCATTTTCATCCCTCGCTTCGCTATTTTCCATTATCTTTCCCGCTACACAAAAAATTACCACATAAAAAAAAGAATAATAACATGTTTTTTCCCCAAAATAGTAGTACAAGCAAGCAAACAACATTCGATGGGTTAAGCCAAGCTTGGCAGCGTGAAAAACGATCACGCGTTGCTGGTGCAAATCCAGCTAACCCAACCATAAAAAAATGTAACGAGGAGATGATTGAACATGGCAAACACAAAAACAAACCAATTATTAGTATACGGTGCACAACAGGCAATTGATCAAATGAAGTACGAAATCGCTCAAGAATTTGGTGTAAACCTTGGACCAGATGCAACATCACGCGCAAACGGTTCAGTTGGTGGCGAAATTACAAAACGTCTTGTTGCAATGGCGCAACAACAATTAGGTGGATCTTACACAACTAAATAACATGGCTGAAAACCCCCAAGCACTTCGCTTGGGGGTTTTACTGAATACGTCGCAAAAATTGTTGCGTCCGCTCGTGTTTCGGATGTGTAAATAGTTGCTCCGGATGACCACGCTCAATAATCATTCCTTCGTCAAAAAAGATGACTTCATCAGCCACTTCACGAGCAAAGCGCATTTCATGGGTCACAACGACCATCGTCATCCCTTCATTCGCTAAATCTTTCATCACTTTTAATACTTGACGATCTCCAAACGTTTTACGCAACCCTTCAACAACTAACATTGTAGCTCTCCTTATCCGTTTATCGCACGACGTATTAACCGTTGTTCGATTTTCCCATAAAAAAAGGAGCAAATTGCTCCCTTTTTACACGTTTTCCACAATCGGTTCACGAATGCGGACGAGCACTTTTCGGATGCGCCGATTTTCAACTTGACGGACAGTGACCGTTAATGACTCATATTCAAATGATTCGCCGACGGTAGGGATGCGTTCAAACATTTCAAACACCCAGCCGCCGAGCGTATGGGAAGAACTTTCTAACTCATCAATGCCCAAAATGTCGCAAAACTCATCAAGCGGCAATTCTGCATTAAATTCATATTCGTAATCATTAATTTTTTGAAACGTTTTCACTGCTTCGTCATGTTCATCCCATATTTCGCCGACAATTTGTTCCAAAATGTCTTCCAACGTAATGAGTCCGGACGTACCGCCAAACTCGTCGATGACGATTGCCATATGCACTTTACTTTTTTGCAATTCCGGCAACAAAGTGGAAATGCGCATCGACTCCACGACAAATAGCGGCGTGCGCAACAATTGGCGCACGTTTACTTCTTTTCCTTGTACGAGTTGACTGAAAAAGTCGCTTTCCGATAAAATTCCGATGACGTTATCAATGTCTCCTTCATATACAGGAACGCGCGAATATCGTTCGCGTAAAAAAATATCGCGAATTTCTTCAACTGGTTGATTCACTTCTACTGCAACCATATCGATACGTGGCGTGAAAATTTCGCCAACTAAAATGTCGTTAAAATCGAGCGAACGATGAACAAGTTCTTTCTCTTTATTGTCGATTACTCCTTCTTCTTCACTTAAGTTCACCATCACTTTAATTTCTTCTTCTGTCACAGAAGGTACATCTGTTCGCTGACCAACAAGTTTCGATACAACTTTTTTCAACATAACAAGTAGCGCTGTAACGGGAGTAAACAGTTGGATTAACATATACAGCACGTCAGAAATAAGAAGCGAAAACGACTCGGCATGTTCTTTCGCCAATGACTTTGGCAACACTTCCCCGAAAATTAAAATTAAAATCGTCATACCAACCGTGCTAATGACAAGTCCTGTGCTGCCACCAAACAAATCGGTTGCCACTTTAGCTGAGATAGATGCTGCGGCAATGTTCACGATATTGTTCCCGACTAAAATAGTAGAGAGCGCTTGATCGAAGTTTTCTGCAATATATAGTGCTTTTTTACTGCCGCGTCGTTTTTCATCGACATAATTTTTTAAACGAATTTTATTGACGCTTGAAAACGCTGTTTCTGAAGCTGAAAAAAAAGCGGATAATAAAATTAAAACAATGAGTAAAAAAATTAAACTCAGAGGCAGATCTCCCAACGAACATTCACGCTCCTAATGAAAAAAATGGATTCACTATAAATATATACGTTTATCATACCAAATTTAACTGAAAAAGAAAACGACCACACATACGCGCAGTCGTTCATTATGACTCGATCAACATTGTACCGATAAAAAAAGTTAAAAGCAATACGTACGTAATATTTAGTGTAATTGAAAGTTCTTCCACTTGTTCGTCCCCTCCATCAATATATTCCCCATTTTTATTTTAACAATGGTAGGAACGATTTTGTTTGTCAATGATGTGAACATTTTTCTGATTCATGAAACGCCCAATGGTTCGTCGGACCATGCCCGCTGCCAATTTGTAACGTTTGTTCAACAGCTGCGTGGATAAATCGTTTCGCCACATCTACTGCTTCATATATTGTTTTTCCTTTTGCAAGTTGTGCTGTAATCGCTGCGGCAAATGTGCAGCCGGTTCCATGCGTATGTTTTGTATCGATCCGCTTGCTTTTCCATTCATAAAATTGTTCACCGTCGTATAAGATGTCGACAAGTTCGTTGCCTTCCCCATGTCCACCCTTCATGACAACGTGCCGAACGCCCATGTCATGAAGCTTTTTTGCTGCCTCTTTTCGATCCTCTAACGTTTCAATTCGCATATTCGTTAACACTTCCGCTTCTGGAATGTTTGGCGTTAACACATAAGCAAGTGGCAACATATGACGTTTGAACGCTTCAATCGCTTCTTCCTTTAACAATGGGGCACCACCTTTTGCAATCATCACCGGATCGACAACGACACGAACCCAGCCATACTGTTTTATTTTACGAGCAACTAGCTCAATAATTTCTTCATTAAATAACATGCCTGTTTTCACTGCATCTGGCGGCAAATCGACAGCAACCGAATCCATTTGTTTTTCAATCGCTTCAAGAGGGAGCGGGTACACTCCTTGTACACCGAGCGTATTTTGCGCCGTTACAGCTGTGATGGCTGACATGCCAAACACGTGTAATTGATGAAATGTTTTTAAATCCGCTTGAATGCCCGCTCCGCCTCCACTATCGGAACCGGCAATCGTCAATGCTTTATATACCATTCTTTCACCCCAAATATTGATAATATAGTCTCTTCGCTTCCTGAATATCATTTGTCCCATGAATGAATACACGCCCATCGGAAAAGACGACAAAACGATAAGGATGAATGGTAAACGCAAGTAAATATTCATTTTGTTCAATACGAATGCCTTGTTGCTGTAAAAAAGAAATGAGTGTTGTCCATTCGCGCTCCCCTCGTTGCGCAGGGCGAATTTGTACCGTCTCACGTCCGCACAATACCGCAAATTTCGTTTCATTTTCATATTGGAGGGCTGGATATATTCGTTTTTCACCACACGACGAACAAGCGTCTTTTTTTAACTTGTGCACATCGATCATCCGATATTGTCCGTGCCATACATCAAACGAAACGAGCTTGCGGTTTATACGTTTATCACCTACTAAAATTTTTAATGCTTCAGCCGTTTGATGTGCAACAACCATATGGACGACAGGGCTAATGATTCCGACTGTATCACACGTAGCAGCACCAAGTGGCACATCTTCGAGAAAGCAACGTAAACATGGCGTTTCATTTGGGATAATCACATAACTTAATCCATAACTACCTACACACGCCCCATAAATCCATGGCACAGCATACTTTTGTGAAACATCGTTAATGATCATCCGCACATCGAAATTATCGGTACTATCGATGATAACATGAGGGCGATCGTGTGCCACAAGATACTCAAGCAACCGCGCATCTGCATCCGCCACGATCGGCTCGATAACAACGTCGCTATTTATCGCGCGCAAATGCGTAGCGGCCGCCATCGCTTTTGGCAGGCGTTTGATTGCATCTTCTTCCGTATATAGCTGCTGACGCTGTAAATTGCTCCATTCCACATAGTCGCGATCAACAATCGTTATTTTTCCAACCCCTGCTCGTACAAGCGTCTCCGCGTTTGCCGCTCCAAGCGCCCCAGCACCGATAATGAGCACATGTTTTTCACGAATGTGTTGTTGTCCTTTTTCCCCAATGGGAGCAAACAGTTGTTGGCGTGAATAACGATCCATTAGACGATGCTCATCCCTTCGCTCGGGCTACTCGCTGTAGCATATTTCTTTTTTGGAATGCGCCCTGCTTCATATCCAAGTCTCCCTGCCTCAATCGCAAGCTTCATCGCCTTCGCCATTTTTACCGGATCTTTCGCAGAAGCAACAGCTGTATTTAGCAATACTCCATCCGCCCCTAATTCCATTGCCAATGCCGCATCTGCCGGTCCGCCAATGCCTGCGTCAATAATCACAGGGACGGTTGCTTGTTCAATAATGAATTGAATGTTTAACGGATTGATAATTCCTTGTCCTGATCCGATCGGTGAGGCGCCGGGCATGATCGCATGGCAACCGAGTTGTTGCAGTCGCTTCGCTAGCACAACATCATCTGACGTGTACGGCAAAACGATAAATCCTTCTTCTAATAACACTTCTGTCGCTTTTAACGTCTCGACAGGATCAGGCAACAACGTTTGATCGCACCCAATCACTTCTACTTTCACCATATCACAAAGCCCAGAAGCTTTCGCTAAACGAGCGATGCGCACCGCTTCCTCTGCTGTTTTTGCTCCTGCCGTATTCGGTAGCAGTTTATATTTCGTTACATCTATTTTTTCTAAAAAATTCGGTTGATCGGGTGCGAAAATGTTCATCCGTCTTACCGCAAACGTTAAAATTTCTGCCCCCGACGCTTCAACCGCTTCTTTTTGAATGTCGATATTTGGATATTTCCCTGTACCAAGCAATAAGCGAGATTGAAATGTATATGGCCCGATTTATAACATATTATCCTCCCCCTACAAAATGAACGATTTCAATGCGATCACCATCTGCAATTGTTGTTTTCTCATAGGCCTCTTTCGGAACGATATCCATGTTGATTTCAACAATCGCAATCTTTTCATGAATGTGAAAATGGCGTAACAATTGGGCGACCGTACGCACATGAGACGGCAAATGGATTGTCTCGCCATTAATGATGCAATGCATGAGCCCCCCCTTTTCTTGTAAGCGAAAACGGCGTCATATCAAATGGAACTTCTTTTCCTTCTAGCATATCGCCCACGCATCGGCCTGTGATGGCGCTTAACAAAATGCCGTTTCGATAATGCCCTGTCACACCAAACACGTTTGAATACTGCGGATGAGCCCCGATATAAGGGTTTCCGTCTTTTGTCTGTGGACGAATGCCTGCCCAAGTTTTCTCGAATGTGCAATGGGCAATAGCCGGAACGATTTGCATTGCGCGTGTTAACAATTGATGCACACTACATGTTTGCACGTTTTTCGTAAATGAATGTGCAATCGCACTAGCTCCGATGACAAGTCGATTATTCGCTTTCGGCACGATGTAGCAGCCGTTTTTCGCAAATACAGTAGCTTGTAAAAGAGGGGTTTCTGTCATCACCGAAACACATTCTCCTTTGACCGGATACATATGTAGCGATAACCGCAACTTTTCAGCTAACATTGGCGTCCATGCCCCGCACGCAATAATGATACGCTTTGCATATAGCGAACCACTCGTTGTTTTTACCCCTACAACACGTTCTTGTTCAACAATAAAATCGTACGCTTCCGTATACGGTAAAAACTTTGTCCCTTTTGCCATCGCTGCCCGAGCGAAAGCAAGCGAAAGCTGTTTTGCGTCCACTTGTTGATCGATCGTATACATCGCCCCATATTCACTTCGTACGTGCGGTTCGAGTTGCGTCACTTCATCGGAGGTTAGCCAGCGAACGTGTTGCGGTTGAATTCGCCTCCAAAATTCATAATGTTTCGTTAATTCGCTATACTCTTCCGATGTGGTTGCCATTTTTAACATTCCCGCTTCATTCCATCCAACGGTTATATTTGTTAACTCTTGCAACTCAGCGATGACGCTCGGAAATAACGCCTGACTCGCTAAAGCAAGCGGAATGATGGGATGATCTGTCGCAAACTCAGAGTGCGCACCGAGCATACCAGCTGCCGCCGATGATGCTTCTTGTGCCAATTCCCCTCGTTCAATGACGACAACACGCGCTCCTCTTTTTGCTAGCTCAAAAGCGATGCTACTGCCAATAATGCCTCCCCCAATAATTAAAACGTCCATGTATTCGCCCCCATTTGTTTCCGATATAGTTGAACCATATACAGCGGATCATCCGCGTCAAATACAGTAGACATCACCGCAATCCCTTTTGCCCCCGCCATGAACACATCACGAACATGATAAGGTTTAATGCCTCCAATGGCAACAACAGGAATGCATATGTAACTCGCCAACTGCTGCAACGATGAAAGCCCGCGCGGCTTCAAGCCTTCTTTACAATTCGTTTCGTATATATGTCCGAAAACGACGTAGTCCGCTCCTTCGTCTTCCGCTTGTTTTGCTTCTTCCAACGTATGAACAGATCGGCCGACACGCAAAAATGGAAACTTCTCTTTTATTCGTTTAGGCGCCAAACTATGATGAGCGAGCTGAACGCCGCCAACGCCATAAACGACTGCGACGTCCACTCGATCATTGACGATAATTTTTTGTGTTGGCACATTTGCTTCAAGCAACTTTTCCACAATCATGCTAATTTCTTTCGCTGAGCGATGCTTTTCACGAATATGAATGTAATCGACATATGAATGGACGAGCGATGAAATATGAACAAACGTGTCCATCGACTGATTGCCTGTTGAGATGAGATGAAGTTCTTTCATCTTACCGCACATCCTTGATCGCAACGTATGGGAACACATCTGCCATGTAGTAGCCAACAGCAACAATGACACACATGGCAACAAATAAATACACATCATATCTTCCGAGCGTCACTTCATAATAAAACGTCCGTGTCCGCTCATTCGTAAACCCTTTCGCTTCCATCGCCACCGCAATGCGTTGAGCGCGGCGAATGCTTTGCGATAAAAGCGGAATGGCATATCGTTTCATGAGTTCAAGTTTACCGCGAAATCCTTTCGCTTTGGCAGCCCGTCGCACCTTTAGCGCTTGATGAACCGTTTGAAATTCTTCTAACATGATCGGCAATAAACGAATAGCTGCTAAAAAACTATACGCATATTTCGGTTTCACTTTCGCTTGTTGCATAAGCGAGTAAAATAAAAGCACCGGCTTTGTCGTGAGCGCAAACATTAATCCGAAAATCGCAAACAAAAGCGTACGAAAGCCGAGGTGAACGCCGCGGTAAAAACTTTCTTCGGTAATATGAATCAGCCCCCAATGAAACCACGTCGTCTCCCCTTTTCCAAACAAAATCATCGACGACGACGTAGAAATGAAAATGAACAAAAACGGAGCAAAAAATAGAAGCATATGCTTCATCCGATAACCGCTAAACAACATAAATAAGGCGGTAAATCCGATTGTCCAGTTGATGAGTACGTTCGGATTATGGACAAAAACAATCA comes from Anoxybacillus flavithermus and encodes:
- a CDS encoding MoeB/ThiF family adenylyltransferase encodes the protein MDRYSRQQLFAPIGEKGQQHIREKHVLIIGAGALGAANAETLVRAGVGKITIVDRDYVEWSNLQRQQLYTEEDAIKRLPKAMAAATHLRAINSDVVIEPIVADADARLLEYLVAHDRPHVIIDSTDNFDVRMIINDVSQKYAVPWIYGACVGSYGLSYVIIPNETPCLRCFLEDVPLGAATCDTVGIISPVVHMVVAHQTAEALKILVGDKRINRKLVSFDVWHGQYRMIDVHKLKKDACSSCGEKRIYPALQYENETKFAVLCGRETVQIRPAQRGEREWTTLISFLQQQGIRIEQNEYLLAFTIHPYRFVVFSDGRVFIHGTNDIQEAKRLYYQYLG
- a CDS encoding thiazole synthase, coding for MGPYTFQSRLLLGTGKYPNIDIQKEAVEASGAEILTFAVRRMNIFAPDQPNFLEKIDVTKYKLLPNTAGAKTAEEAVRIARLAKASGLCDMVKVEVIGCDQTLLPDPVETLKATEVLLEEGFIVLPYTSDDVVLAKRLQQLGCHAIMPGASPIGSGQGIINPLNIQFIIEQATVPVIIDAGIGGPADAALAMELGADGVLLNTAVASAKDPVKMAKAMKLAIEAGRLGYEAGRIPKKKYATASSPSEGMSIV
- the thiS gene encoding sulfur carrier protein ThiS, with amino-acid sequence MHCIINGETIHLPSHVRTVAQLLRHFHIHEKIAIVEINMDIVPKEAYEKTTIADGDRIEIVHFVGGG
- the thiO gene encoding glycine oxidase ThiO; the encoded protein is MDVLIIGGGIIGSSIAFELAKRGARVVVIERGELAQEASSAAAGMLGAHSEFATDHPIIPLALASQALFPSVIAELQELTNITVGWNEAGMLKMATTSEEYSELTKHYEFWRRIQPQHVRWLTSDEVTQLEPHVRSEYGAMYTIDQQVDAKQLSLAFARAAMAKGTKFLPYTEAYDFIVEQERVVGVKTTSGSLYAKRIIIACGAWTPMLAEKLRLSLHMYPVKGECVSVMTETPLLQATVFAKNGCYIVPKANNRLVIGASAIAHSFTKNVQTCSVHQLLTRAMQIVPAIAHCTFEKTWAGIRPQTKDGNPYIGAHPQYSNVFGVTGHYRNGILLSAITGRCVGDMLEGKEVPFDMTPFSLTRKGGAHALHH
- the tenI gene encoding thiazole tautomerase TenI; the encoded protein is MKELHLISTGNQSMDTFVHISSLVHSYVDYIHIREKHRSAKEISMIVEKLLEANVPTQKIIVNDRVDVAVVYGVGGVQLAHHSLAPKRIKEKFPFLRVGRSVHTLEEAKQAEDEGADYVVFGHIYETNCKEGLKPRGLSSLQQLASYICIPVVAIGGIKPYHVRDVFMAGAKGIAVMSTVFDADDPLYMVQLYRKQMGANTWTF
- a CDS encoding energy-coupling factor transporter transmembrane component T family protein, with protein sequence MRWSIDHRETWLHQTNPTAKLLFFLPMFVVIVFVHNPNVLINWTIGFTALFMLFSGYRMKHMLLFFAPFLFIFISTSSSMILFGKGETTWFHWGLIHITEESFYRGVHLGFRTLLFAIFGLMFALTTKPVLLFYSLMQQAKVKPKYAYSFLAAIRLLPIMLEEFQTVHQALKVRRAAKAKGFRGKLELMKRYAIPLLSQSIRRAQRIAVAMEAKGFTNERTRTFYYEVTLGRYDVYLFVAMCVIVAVGYYMADVFPYVAIKDVR